Proteins from one Fragaria vesca subsp. vesca linkage group LG6, FraVesHawaii_1.0, whole genome shotgun sequence genomic window:
- the LOC101294491 gene encoding uncharacterized protein LOC101294491 translates to MKKKWSKPKWVSLLFISLSLSLQLSQSMPTDQDNEEFATSRTFRGEASDMPEVHCSRERSKAAWKVIEEYLMPYVEKERYQIPRSCRLHPDNDLYRDQEQHKVRIDVYEWQCGYCKKRFYEEKFLDKHFDNRHHNLLNVSHSRCLADVCGALHCDVAMGAAPHKTKCNPAAAARNKHMCEGLADSCFPINQGPSANRLHEFFLRQFCDALTCSGRRKPFSQGRRKKRMSISYIVISVLTLMLLLLYYTYLYIYRSGIKRGTQELKRVSLTQSGRKKKPS, encoded by the exons ATGAAGAAGAAATGGTCTAAACCCAAATGGGTTTCTCTTCTGTTCATATCTTTGTCACTATCTCTGCAACTTAGTCAGTCCATGCCAACAGATCAG GATAATGAGGAATTTGCAACCTCAAG GACGTTTAGGGGAGAGGCATCGGATATGCCCGAGGTACATTGTTCGAGAGAAAGGAGTAAGGCAGCATGGAAAGTGATTGAAGAG TATTTAATGCCGTATGTAGAGAAAGAGCGGTATCAAATTCCGAGATCGTGTAGGCTGCACCCTGATAATGATCTTTACAGAGATCAGGAACAGCACAAAGTCCGTATAGATGTATATGAATGGCAGTGTGGATACTGTAAGAAAAGATTTTATGAGGAGAAGTTTCTTGACAAGCATTTTGACAACAGGCATCACAATTTGCTCAATGTG AGTCATAGTAGGTGCTTAGCAGATGTCTGTGGTGCGTTGCATTGTGATGTTGCGATGGGTGCTGCTCCACACAAAACCAAGTGCAATCCTGCTGCTGCTGCACGGAATAAACATATGTGTGAG GGTCTAGCGGATAGTTGTTTTCCAATCAATCAGGGTCCTTCAGCAAACCGTCTACATG AATTCTTCTTACGCCAATTCTGTGATGCCCTCACTTGCAGTGGACGGCGGAAACCATTCTCTCAAGGACGCAGGAAG AAGAGGATGAGTATATCCTACATTGTTATTTCTGTTCTGACTCTGATGCTCCTGCTCCTTTACTATACTTATCTTTACATCTACAGAAG TGGAATTAAAAGGGGAACTCAAGAACTGAAACGAGTCTCACTTACGCAAAGTGGAAGGAAGAAGAAGCCCTCATAG